GACAGGATGAGTGCCTTGCAAGGCTGCAGCAACATTGGGATACTTACATCACCGAAGATGACTTCAAGCGATTCGCAAACTATTCGCTCAACACAGTCCGAATACCCATGGGATACTGGGCATGGACGACTCCGGAGGATTACGAGCCGTAAGCCAACCCGAGAATTATGGCAATACTGACAATTTTGCAGTTATATTCAAGGACAGCTTCCTTATCTTGAAAGAGCACTAAACTGGTCCAGTTGGTACGGTTTAGATGTCATGTTGGACCTCCATGGCCTTCCCGGGGGAGCGAACGGCCAAGACAACCAAGGATACAAGGGACCAATAGAGTTCCAGTTGAACAGCACGAACATGGATAGAGCCATGGGAGCACTTGCAAACATGACACAGTATGTGACATCAGAAAAATTCGACGGCGTCGTGAAGGCCATCGAACTAACGAATGAGGTGGGCGATTCCTCCAATCTTCCATATCATCCCTAACATGGACGTTGCTATCTCATGTCAGCCTTACATCTTAGAATACAGCTCACGCGGAATGGATTTCTATACTTTGGCCGACTTCTATGTGAAAGGCTACCAGGTCGTCCGAGCAAACGAGAACATCATTGACGGAGCCAATGAAATAATGGTCGTCATTCATGACGCTTTTCAGCCACTCTTAAACTGGAGGTATTTttggggagaagaaagttTGGGCTTGAACTGGACTAACTATGCGCTTGATACCCGTGAGTACTGGGACTAtgctgttgttgaagaTCCTTCTGACGGCCCACAGATATTTATGATGCTTTTGGTGGCGCCGATCAAAAGTCATATCAAGAGCACTTGGACACAATATGTGCCCTATCCGCCTCTATCGCTGAAGCGCAGCAGTATTTCCCAGTCATTGTTGGAGAATTTGCTCTGTGAGTAAACTTGCTTTTCAGATGATTTTCGAGTCTCACACTATGCAGAGGCGTCAACACATATTGTGTGGATTATCAGTCGTGCTGGGGCCTTACCATCGACGAAGTCATCGCCAACTTTACCTCTACGTACGAGGCATCTCTCTTTTTGCGCCAATTCTGGGAGGTTCAGTCAGATGTGTATGAGCTAGGAGCTGGATGGATATTTTGGTCGGTTCACCATGAGCTTGCTGGGCCATGGAGTTGGACGCAGTCGGCTGCTCAAAATTGGATTCCAATGGATCCTTCTGAAAAAATGTAAGAAGCGGTCCATTCATCTATCTGGTTAAAGTGCGATATCCTTACTCACACGTCGGCAACCTTTAGTTGGCCCTTCAACCCTGATGCCTCTTCCTACTGTCTAGACACCTTTAACCCCCTAGAAGGTGACCAAAACCTCCCTTACTTCCCTTCGTACGCCAACAATTACACCAATATCGACATTTCCTCAGTCAAACCTGTGAAACTAAACGCAAACCCCGCTCCCGACTCCACCGGAGCCTCTGCCACTTCATCTTCTACGACTTCTCGTTCACAATCCTCGACAGCTAGCCCATCCGGCTCTTCGTCAGAAAGCGGTAGTCTTTACACAGCTCCTctaccttcctctttgatTTTGCTGTTTATGATGGTTATGGTCGTTTCTGTCAGCCGTCTATGATTTGTAATTAGCCCTCAAGATTTCTGGCGGGAACCAGGGACTTTTGACATGGATCCGTATGGCGCGCGTGTTGACAGCTGGACAGAAAAGATAAAATATTCACGGTCTTAATACAAGCTGATTATCACTGTAATTTCTCACACAGTACTGATGAGGACAAACAAGCCGCCGATAATGTTCATCGTTCAGAATGCGGCGGTATtttgttttctcttttggaGATCAGCGGTGGCGATCGATTGAAATCGTGGGTGAAATGCCTCCATGTCTTTGATACTGTGTGCAGATTTCTCCCAGTAACTGAAGGGGGGACTCCACGGAAAGAGTATCGGCGCGGTCTATCAGTTGTACGGAATCTCGTGTAATGATGCTTAAGATGTTTATAAGGGTTTGCGTTGGGCCTGCGAGATATGGCAGATCAATAAGATCCTCATCAAGCTAGCTGAGTCCTGTATACTCACggcttttcttcctccttggccATACCGTAATCGTTTacatctcatctccactAGTACACCTATCACGATCAATTTGCCTGTCTTTTTCCCAGACATACTCCTCATGCATCAAACCGGTTTGCGGCATATATTTCTCCAATCCACGTGGTGATTCGCAAGCATTCTGGAGTAATGTGAGTATTCGGAGACGATTTGATTTTTCACATAGAGCATGGTGAATTCGGCGATAATTCAGAGCCAAAGAGGCATACTTGATT
The nucleotide sequence above comes from Cryptococcus neoformans var. grubii H99 chromosome 1, complete sequence. Encoded proteins:
- a CDS encoding glucan 1,3-beta-glucosidase, with the translated sequence MWTNTLPVLTFAVFFAHSARALSSWYTEPGGTPTGSVDGDKVRGVNLGGWFILENWMMPSFFEDSVVRDTYINDEWSFCLVLGQDECLARLQQHWDTYITEDDFKRFANYSLNTVRIPMGYWAWTTPEDYEPYIQGQLPYLERALNWSSWYGLDVMLDLHGLPGGANGQDNQGYKGPIEFQLNSTNMDRAMGALANMTQYVTSEKFDGVVKAIELTNEPYILEYSSRGMDFYTLADFYVKGYQVVRANENIIDGANEIMVVIHDAFQPLLNWRYFWGEESLGLNWTNYALDTHIYDAFGGADQKSYQEHLDTICALSASIAEAQQYFPVIVGEFALGVNTYCVDYQSCWGLTIDEVIANFTSTYEASLFLRQFWEVQSDVYELGAGWIFWSVHHELAGPWSWTQSAAQNWIPMDPSEKIWPFNPDASSYCLDTFNPLEGDQNLPYFPSYANNYTNIDISSVKPVKLNANPAPDSTGASATSSSTTSRSQSSTASPSGSSSESGSLYTAPLPSSLILLFMMVMVVSVSRL